GATTTAACCATTCCCAAAGAGTATATTTCATCATACCACATTCCTAATTTTGTAAATCCAATATAGGAAACATAAAGCAATGTAATTATGCTTATTATAAAAAGTATTTTTCCTAATTTGTCTTCTTTATTTAAATTTTTCATAATAATTTCCAACTTAAAGTTTTTTCCCATAAAACATAACTCTACGTGCTGTGAAATTCCAGAACATTACTATAATGGATGCTATAATTTTAGACCAGATGTAGTTTATATTTCCATAGTCTACAAATGCGTATAATAATATTTCAGTAAAAATAAGCCCGATAAAGCTGATTAAAATAAATAAATTGAAATCCAGAACCTTATTATTTCTGTCTGTCTGATTAAATACCCATGAAGTAGACATGTAATAATTAGCCAGCACTGATATAAAAAAAGCAATAGCTGCTGAAATTAAATAATTTTGTCCTAAAAAGTTAATTAATGATAAATAAATAATGAAATCTATTAAAAAAGATGCAGTTCCTACAAATAGGTATCTAAACATTTGTAAGAAAATGTTGTCAGTACTTTTTCTAAATAACTTATTAATTAATTTATCCATAGTTATAATCTTAATTTTAATTATTTAATAAGTTTTAGTTTTAATTTTGTTTACAGTGTCTGTGTTGTTGTAGCTGCTTGTTGTGATGTAGTCACCAGGATTTAACAAATAAAAATTATAATCATAAATAATTAATACTATTAGTCATAAAATCTTTATTATAATGAAAACTGCAGTTTTAATCCCCTGTTATAATGAGGAACTTACAATAAAAAAAGTTATCCTGGATTTTAAAAAAGCCTTACCTAAGGCAGATATTTATGTCTATGATAATAATTCAACAGATAATTCTTATGAAATAGCTAAAGACACAGGAGCTATTGTAAAAAGAGAATATAGACAAGGTAAGGGAAATGTTGTAAGATCCATGTTTAGAGATATTGATGCGGACTGTTATATTTTAGTTGATGGTGATGATACCTATCCTGCTGAGGCATCAAAAGAAATAGAAGAGTTAATTCTATCTAAAAAAGCGGATATGGTAATTGGAGACAGGCTGTCCAGTACTTATTTTGAAGAAAACAAAAGAAGATTTCATAATTCAGGAAATAAACTGGTTAGAAAACTTATAAACACTATTTTTAACAGTGATATTTCAGATATCATGACCGGTATGAGAGGATTTAGCTATGAATTTGTTAAATCATTTCCTATTTCATCTAAAGAATTTGAAATTGAAACTGAAATGACTATTTTTGCACTAAATCATAATTTTTTAATTAAGGAACTGCCAATAGAATATAGGGACAGAATGGATGGCAGTGAATCTAAATTAAATACTTTCAGTGATGGTTATAAGGTTATTAGCTTGCTTTTCGGACTTTTCAGAGATATAAGACCTTTGTTTTTCTTTTCTTTAGTAACGTTAGTTCTTTTAATAATAGCTGGTCTGTACTTTTTCCCGATTTTAATTGATTTTTATAGAACCGGATTTGTGGAAAAGGTTCCTACACTTATTACTGTAGGAGTAGTAGCTATTGTAGCTGTTATTATATTTTTCACAGGTGTTGTTTTGCATGTTATTAGAAAACAGCATGATGAAAACTTTGAACATCATTTAAATTTAATAGCTCAAAATAAAAAAAGGTAAAATGTTAATATTTAACAGCTGTTGTCAGCATTAACATTCCGGAAATAAAACTGATAGCTACAGTCAGCACTAAAAAGCTTAAAGTTTGCTTATCTATTTTTTTATTGCCTATTCCAAATACAAACGGTAAAAATATTAGCAACGGCATGAAGTAACGACTGAATACACCACTTGTTACATTTTCCCCTCCAACTGGAGACCATGTTAAGTATTGGATAGCCATTACACCACTATAAATTAAAATAATTATTAAAAATCCTTTAATACGTGTTTTTAAATTTAAATCTTTGAAATTACAATAAAATACACTAAATAAACAGAAGAATACAAAGTAAAGTCCTGCAAGAAGAGTTGATGAATATTCTCTTACACTATTTGAGAAATAAAAGAATCTGTCAATAACAGTTGGCAGTGCAGTACTGTAGATCTCACCAAATCTTTGAAGTGCAATTAATGGATTGGCCAGTAAGTAATCAATTTGACCACTTGCACTTACATTTCTTTGGATAAAATATTCTCCTCTCCAGGAATTAGCTAGTTGTGTTGTTGCATAGCTGCTCCAAGCAATTCCAATACCTAAAGCAACTAAAATACAAAGTTTAGATATGATATTTTGCTTTTTATCACTAAAATTTGTATTTGGAACCAGAAAAATCAATAAACTTAAAGCCAAGTAAGGGGTTTTAAGCAGTCCGCATAGAATTACAGCTATATAAAATATCCCTAAATCCGTCCAGGTAATTTTAGGTGTTTTATAGAAATATAGAAAATAACTGAATGCAAGAATGGCCAGTGCGCTGAATAATCCATCACAGCTTGTTGATGCGGCTTGATAAATAGCTATTGGAAGTATTGACACTATAAGTAATGGAAACTTAAAGACTGGTGCTTTTTTAATAGCTACTGCAATTATTCCGGCATATAATAATAAATTAAAGAATCTTCCAAGCCATAACATCCAGATTGCATTTAAATCCAGACATTTTGCTAAAAACACTCCAATTCCCTGTGCTAAATAACCATAAAATGGATTTTGAGCAAAAGCGGAGTTGAAATATGATGGAGTATGATCTATTTTATCATCATCTGCATGTGTATTAAATACATTTGCTCCAGCATTATCAAAAAATGTGGTTACACTTGCAATTGTTTTATAACCGTTTGCAGTTGTATTTGGAATTGGCACATAATTGGTTGACAATTCTCCGGTTGAAACTATTTCTGAGCGGACAAAATGTTCAGTTTCATCAGACACATCATAAATCGGTGTCAAAAACAGGCTTATTATACCAAATATTATTATTAGTACCAATGCAACTTTATGTAACTTCTCATTGTTTTTTGTATAGTATACAATAGATAATATTCCTGCTATCAGCAATATACAAAACATAAGCACTTCAAATTCAGGATTTGAAAAGTTTGCCCTATATGTGAAATACAGGCTGAATAAGCTTAATATTAAAGCATATATTCCAATGAAATATTTCTTATTTTCTAATTTAAACATTTTAATAACCTTTATTTATATTAACATTGATAATTGTATTCTATTTCTAGCTAAATCAACATCTAAAACCTTAACATCAACAATATCTCCGACACTTACAATATCCAGAGGGTGCTTTACAAATTTGTCAGCCAGCTGTGAAATATGGACTAATCCGTCCTGATGAACTCCAATATCTACAAAAGCTCCAAAATCAACAATATTTCTAACAGTTCCCTGCATAATCATGCCTTCTTCTAGATCATCTATTGATAAAACATTTTTTCTTAAAACAGGTTTTGGCATGTCTTCACGAGGATCTCTTCCAGGTTTTTTAAGTTCTTTAACAATATCCTGCAGGGTAATAACACCAACGTCTAACTGCTTAGATAATTCATCATAATTCAGGTTATCTAATTTTAAGTTATCTGAACCGATATCTGCCAAACTGTATCCCAATTTATCTAAAAGTTTGACTGCAG
This genomic stretch from Methanobrevibacter smithii ATCC 35061 harbors:
- a CDS encoding GtrA family protein translates to MDKLINKLFRKSTDNIFLQMFRYLFVGTASFLIDFIIYLSLINFLGQNYLISAAIAFFISVLANYYMSTSWVFNQTDRNNKVLDFNLFILISFIGLIFTEILLYAFVDYGNINYIWSKIIASIIVMFWNFTARRVMFYGKKL
- a CDS encoding glycosyltransferase family 2 protein; the encoded protein is MKTAVLIPCYNEELTIKKVILDFKKALPKADIYVYDNNSTDNSYEIAKDTGAIVKREYRQGKGNVVRSMFRDIDADCYILVDGDDTYPAEASKEIEELILSKKADMVIGDRLSSTYFEENKRRFHNSGNKLVRKLINTIFNSDISDIMTGMRGFSYEFVKSFPISSKEFEIETEMTIFALNHNFLIKELPIEYRDRMDGSESKLNTFSDGYKVISLLFGLFRDIRPLFFFSLVTLVLLIIAGLYFFPILIDFYRTGFVEKVPTLITVGVVAIVAVIIFFTGVVLHVIRKQHDENFEHHLNLIAQNKKR
- a CDS encoding DUF2142 domain-containing protein; the encoded protein is MFKLENKKYFIGIYALILSLFSLYFTYRANFSNPEFEVLMFCILLIAGILSIVYYTKNNEKLHKVALVLIIIFGIISLFLTPIYDVSDETEHFVRSEIVSTGELSTNYVPIPNTTANGYKTIASVTTFFDNAGANVFNTHADDDKIDHTPSYFNSAFAQNPFYGYLAQGIGVFLAKCLDLNAIWMLWLGRFFNLLLYAGIIAVAIKKAPVFKFPLLIVSILPIAIYQAASTSCDGLFSALAILAFSYFLYFYKTPKITWTDLGIFYIAVILCGLLKTPYLALSLLIFLVPNTNFSDKKQNIISKLCILVALGIGIAWSSYATTQLANSWRGEYFIQRNVSASGQIDYLLANPLIALQRFGEIYSTALPTVIDRFFYFSNSVREYSSTLLAGLYFVFFCLFSVFYCNFKDLNLKTRIKGFLIIILIYSGVMAIQYLTWSPVGGENVTSGVFSRYFMPLLIFLPFVFGIGNKKIDKQTLSFLVLTVAISFISGMLMLTTAVKY